Genomic window (Mycoplasma sp. NEAQ87857):
ACCTTCACTTGTAGCTACAATAACTGGTGATTTTTCAGCTTCTGCAGTTAATAATACTGCTTTTGCTCATTCTAAGTTGTTGATATTAATGTGAGGAATTGCATATTTTCCTTCTTTTGCTTTTTTAAGCATTTCTGTTGCATTAACTAATGCCATATTATCTCCTTTAAATACATTGATTATTTGACATAAACTTCAATAGTTTTACTTTGTCAAGTACCGTCAAAATTACGATGAAATCTTTTATCCACTGTTAAAAGACGATATAATTCACCCATTTTTTTAGTTTGAATTTTTTCATAAGGTGTTGAATCGTTAACAAATTTTTCTGTTCAATCATCTTTTAATTCATCCTCAATGATATGAAATAATTCATCAAATGTGAATTGTTTTTTAGTATCTTCAGAAATTGCATCGATTGCAATTTCAAGCATTGTTCTTGTTTTCATTATAGTGTCCTTTCACAATACTTCTTAATTATAATATATGTTTTAGCAAAAATAATTTATGCTTTTTTGTTTTTAAAATAATTTTTCGTGGAATACTTACCATAAAAATTACATTTTTGATGGTGCACTAACTCCAATTAAAGATAATCCTAATCCTAAAATAATTTTAGTAGTTTCAACCACTGAGGCATAAACTGTTTCATCTTGATGTCCAATTAATTTAGTTTCAGAATAAAAACTATTAAAGTCTCTAGCTAAATCAATTAAATATTGGCTTAATAAATTAACTTTTGAAGTTTGCACAATGGTACTAATTAATTCTTGGAAATTATCTAATTGAATAATTAATTTTTTAGCTTTATCACTAAAATCAATTACTTTTAATTCATTATTCGCTAATTTAGCTAATAATGAAACAGTTCTAGAATAAGCATATTGCACAATAAAGACTGAACTGTTATTATCTTGTGAATTAGCTAAATCAATATCAAAATCAAACTTATTATTAATTTCTCTAGTTAACATTGTAAATCTTATAACATCAGAGCTAGACATTTCTAATAAATCTTCTAAAGTAACACTAGTACCTAATCTTTTAGACATTTTAAATTCTTGACCATCTTTGATTAATCTAACTAATTGAATGGTTAAAATATCTAATTTTTCAGGATCATGACCTAAATATTCCATTGCTACTTTCATTCTTTTAATATAACCACTATGATCTGCTCCTCAGATATTAATTAATTTATCTGCTTTAGCATATTTAGTTTCATGATAAGCAACATCAGGTAATAAATATGTATAAGTTTGATCACTTTTAACTAAAACTCTATCTTTATCATCGCCTTTAGCTTCAGTTTTCAAGAATAAAGCTCCTGATTCATCAACATAAGTATCATTTTTTAATTTATCTAATACCGGTTCAATCATTCCTTGTTCTTTGATAAATTTTTCACTTGAATAAGTATCAAAAGTTACATTAATTCTAGCTAGATCAGATTTAATTTTTTCTAATAAGATTTTTACTGCTAATTCTTTAAGTTCTTCTTTAAAAGCTAAATCTAAAAATTTATCTCCATATTGATCTTTAATTTGATTAGCTAATCAAACAATATCCATTCCACCATAACTATCTTCTGGTAATTTTGTATCTATTCCAAATAAATTTTGATATCTAACTAAAGTAGAATCAGCAAGAATATTAATTTGATTTCCTGCATCATTAATGTAATATTCTTTTTCAATATTAAATCCTGCGTGTTTATAAATTCTAGCTAAAGAATCTCCATAAACTGCTCCTCTAACATGACCTACGTGTAAAAAACCTGTTGGATTAGCTGAAACAAATTCAATATTAATTCTTTCTTTAGTTAATTCTTCATCCATTTCTCCAAAAGTTTCTTGATTTTTTAAAATATTTTCTATAACTTTTGTAAAAGCTTCATTATTTAGAACGATGTTTAAAAATCCTGGCATTGCTATATCAATTTTTTGAATATATTGATTTTGATTTAATAAATTAGTAATTTCACTAGCAATTTGCGTTGGTGCAGCTTTTTTATATGCTTTTAAAACAAAAGCTACATTCGAAGAATAAGCATAAAAATTATT
Coding sequences:
- the rpoE gene encoding DNA-directed RNA polymerase subunit delta, whose translation is MKTRTMLEIAIDAISEDTKKQFTFDELFHIIEDELKDDWTEKFVNDSTPYEKIQTKKMGELYRLLTVDKRFHRNFDGTWQSKTIEVYVK
- the argS gene encoding arginine--tRNA ligase, whose product is MGLKQLIKKAIIDAIIKLQNDNYFDVEFDANQVKFNLSEPNVPEKLNIENNFYAYSSNVAFVLKAYKKAAPTQIASEITNLLNQNQYIQKIDIAMPGFLNIVLNNEAFTKVIENILKNQETFGEMDEELTKERINIEFVSANPTGFLHVGHVRGAVYGDSLARIYKHAGFNIEKEYYINDAGNQINILADSTLVRYQNLFGIDTKLPEDSYGGMDIVWLANQIKDQYGDKFLDLAFKEELKELAVKILLEKIKSDLARINVTFDTYSSEKFIKEQGMIEPVLDKLKNDTYVDESGALFLKTEAKGDDKDRVLVKSDQTYTYLLPDVAYHETKYAKADKLINIWGADHSGYIKRMKVAMEYLGHDPEKLDILTIQLVRLIKDGQEFKMSKRLGTSVTLEDLLEMSSSDVIRFTMLTREINNKFDFDIDLANSQDNNSSVFIVQYAYSRTVSLLAKLANNELKVIDFSDKAKKLIIQLDNFQELISTIVQTSKVNLLSQYLIDLARDFNSFYSETKLIGHQDETVYASVVETTKIILGLGLSLIGVSAPSKM